From Triticum aestivum cultivar Chinese Spring chromosome 4A, IWGSC CS RefSeq v2.1, whole genome shotgun sequence, a single genomic window includes:
- the LOC123085498 gene encoding receptor-like protein kinase HERK 1, whose protein sequence is MPPVPDMLVRLLVASVLLGAASGAFTPADTYLVLCGTSASATVAAGRTFVGDARLPAKSLAAPQSVEANTSLTAVVPSGESQLYRSARVFTAPASYTFAVKQPGRHFVRLHFFPFPYRSYDMAADAAFNVSVQGAVLVNGYAPKNGTAELREFSLNVTGATLVIAFAPTGKLAFVNAIEVVSVPDELIADTARMVGGAVQYTGLSTQALETIHRINMGVPKITPGNDTLGRTWLPDQSFQLNTNLAQHKDAKPLTIKYDEKSALSSAYTAPAEVYATATRLSTAGETSTINVQFNISWRFDAPAGSDYLLRFHWCDIVSKAAMGMAFNVYVGGSVVLENYEISRDTFNRLSIPVYKDFLLGAKDAKGAITVSIGSSTEDNALPDGFLNGLEIMRVVGSAGAGAPAASARSSKVKIGIIAGSAVCGATLVMVLGFIAFRTLRGREPEKKQPSDTWSPFSASALGSRSRSRSFSKSNGNTVLLGQNGAGAGYRIPFAALQEATDGFDEAMVIGEGGFGKVYKGTMRDETLVAVKRGNRRTQQGLHEFHTEIEMLSRLRHRHLVSLIGYCDERGEMILVYEYMAMGTLRSHLYGAGLPPLSWEQRLEACIGAARGLHYLHTGSAKAIIHRDVKSANILLDESFMAKVADFGLSKNGPELDKTHVSTKVKGSFGYLDPEYFRRQMLTEKSDVYSFGVVLLEVLCARTVIDPTLPREMVSLAEWATPCLRNGRLDQIVDQRIAGTIRPGSLKKLADTAEKCLAEYGVERPTMGDVLWCLEFALQLQVGSSDGSDVDTMLPPAPPVPVKTPEVQRSLSAATMATDAAAMTTNLGDLDGMSLSGVFSKMIKSDEVR, encoded by the coding sequence ATGCCGCCGGTTCCTGACATGCTCGTGCGGCTCCTCGTCGCGTCCGTGCTGCTCGGCGCAGCCAGTGGCGCGTTTACCCCCGCGGACACCTACCTCGTCCTCTGCGGCACGTCGGCGAGCGCCACCGTTGCCGCGGGACGGACGTTCGTCGGGGACGCCCGTCTGCCCGCCAAGTCGCTGGCCGCGCCGCAGAGCGTCGAGGCCAACACGTCGCTGACCGCGGTCGTCCCGTCCGGCGAGTCGCAGCTTTACCGGTCCGCGCGCGTCTTCACCGCGCCGGCTTCCTACACGTTCGCCGTCAAGCAGCCCGGCCGGCACTTCGTGCGCCTCCACTTCTTCCCCTTCCCGTACCGGTCCTACGACATGGCCGCGGACGCCGCGTTCAACGTGTCCGTGCAGGGCGCGGTGCTCGTCAACGGGTACGCGCCCAAGAACGGCACGGCGGAGCTCAGGGAGTTCTCGCTGAACGTCACCGGTGCCACGCTGGTGATCGCCTTCGCGCCGACGGGGAAGCTCGCGTTCGTGAACGCCATCGAGGTCGTGTCGGTCCCCGACGAGCTCATCGCCGACACGGCCAGGATGGTGGGCGGGGCCGTCCAGTACACCGGGCTGTCGACGCAGGCGCTGGAGACGATCCACCGGATCAACATGGGCGTCCCCAAGATCACGCCCGGCAACGACACGCTGGGGAGGACGTGGCTGCCGGACCAGAGCTTCCAGCTCAACACCAACCTAGCGCAGCATAAAGACGCCAAGCCCTTGACGATCAAATACGACGAGAAGTCGGCGCTCTCCTCCGCGTACACGGCGCCGGCGGAGGTCTacgcgacggcgacgaggctgagCACGGCGGGCGAGACCAGCACCATCAACGTGCAGTTCAACATCAGCTGGAGGTTCGACGCCCCGGCCGGGTCGGATTACCTGCTCCGGTTCCACTGGTGCGACATCGTCAGCAAGGCGGCCATGGGAATGGCCTTCAACGTCTACGTCGGCGGGTCGGTGGTGCTCGAAAACTACGAGATTTCGCGTGACACGTTCAACCGGCTGTCCATACCGGTGTACAAGGACTTCCTCCTGGGCGCCAAGGACGCCAAGGGCGCCATCACCGTGAGCATCGGGTCGTCGACCGAGGACAACGCGTTGCCCGACGGCTTCCTCAACGGCCTCGAGATCATGAGGGTAGTCGggagcgccggcgccggcgctccCGCCGCGTCCGCGCGCAGTTCAAAGGTCAAAATCGGGATCATCGCCGGCTCGGCCGTCTGCGGGGCCACGCTGGTGATGGTGCTCGGGTTCATCGCCTTCAGGACGCTGCGCGGGAGGGAGCCGGAGAAGAAGCAGCCGTCCGACACCTGGTCGCCCTTCTCGGCGAGCGCGCTGGGCTCTCGCTCGCGCTCCCGGAGCTTCTCCAAGAGCAACGGGAACACCGTCCTGCTCGGGCAGAACGGCGCCGGCGCCGGGTACAGGATCCCGTTCGCGGCGCTCCAGGAGGCGACCGACGGGTTCGACGAGGCGATGGTCATCGGCGAGGGCGGGTTCGGGAAGGTGTACAAGGGCACGATGCGCGACGAGACGCTGGTGGCCGTGAAGCGCGGCAACCGGCGGACGCAGCAGGGGCTGCACGAGTTCCACACGGAGATCGAGATGCTGTCCCGGCTGCGCCACCGCCACCTGGTCTCGCTCATCGGCTACTGCGACGAGCGCGGGGAGATGATCCTGGTGTACGAGTACATGGCCATGGGCACGCTGCGGAGCCACCTGTACGGCGCCGGCCTCCCGCCGCTGTCGTGGGAGCAGAGGCTCGAGGCCTGCATCGGCGCCGCGCGGGGGCTGCACTACCTCCACACCGGCTCCGCCAAGGCGATCATCCACCGGGACGTCAAGTCGGCCAACATCCTCCTGGACGAGAGCTTCATGGCCAAGGTGGCCGACTTCGGGCTGTCCAAGAACGGGCCGGAGCTGGACAAGACGCACGTGAGCACCAAGGTGAAGGGCAGCTTCGGGTACCTGGACCCGGAGTACTTCCGGCGGCAGATGCTGACGGAGAAGTCGGACGTCTACTCCTTCGGCGTGGTCCTGCTGGAGGTGCTGTGCGCCCGCACGGTCATCGACCCGACGCTGCCCCGGGAGATGGTGAGCCTGGCCGAGTGGGCGACGCCGTGTCTCAGGAACGGTCggctcgaccagatcgtcgaccaGAGGATCGCCGGGACGATACGGCCGGGGTcgctcaagaagctcgcggacacgGCCGAGAAGTGCCTCGCCGAGTACGGGGTGGAGCGGCCCACCATGGGGGACGTGCTCTGGTGCCTCGAGTTCGCGCTGCAGCTGCAGGTGGGGTCGTCAGACGGCTCGGACGTCGACACCATGTTGCCGCCGGCGCCGCCTGTGCCCGTGAAAACGCCAGAGGTTCAGCGTAGCCTGTCCGCCGCTACCATGGCGACCGACGCTGCTGCCATGACCACCAACTTGGGTGATCTAGACGGAATGTCCCTGAGCGGAGTATTCTCGAAGATGATCAAGAGCGACGAGGTCAGGTGA